From Notamacropus eugenii isolate mMacEug1 unplaced genomic scaffold, mMacEug1.pri_v2 scaffold_282, whole genome shotgun sequence, the proteins below share one genomic window:
- the LOC140517050 gene encoding uncharacterized protein, which yields MTTRRTFTNNALATRTLRPLPVSNHIRISHTFTRRPRQRSSTPTSTSKTPAISPPALPLQPSLPLPLSFPNSLPLPLSPTVSLSSAFSPSPSNPPSVPPYLSVALLSASPSLLSAASLQLFPSLLLPLSPSALSLQLSPSPTLSPSVPPSPSLSFSSALSLSPSLLPPQYIPLPRYFPLPPPLSFPPFFLSSGLSLPRSLSPTLCLRLSTLPPPPLFLPLSLPLALFLLLPLSVSLSPSSFHLPSLRPYLSPNLLSPCPSIPLFLSVSLHLPLPLSLFPSPCLPLFLDPALSLPQPSSLPLTLFTELSLSSALSPSLPLPLSLSPISPALSLSQSLPQPCLSSSLPLPLFLPPSPSLCLSSALSPSPSLLPPYMFPCPALFLSLSLPPSPTSLTLLLFRPCSHSSPLSLPPFLSPTLSLRLSTLPSPPLFLPLSHSLPLPFPPCLSPCLAPTHPLSHPLSPPIYFALSPSLSPSVPPSPSLPVPPSPPLSLSLPPSLSPTLSLTLPCSLPLPLSHSFLPLSLPLPLSPSLQLSPPLTLFFPPDMFPCPSLSLSLSLSPSPTSLTLLLSPPCSLSPTLFLSPSHATSPP from the exons ATGACAACGCGCAGAACGTTCACTAATAACGCCCTAGCAACCAGAACCTTGCGCCCTCTTCCCGTCTCCAACCACATTCGAATCTCTCACACATTCACCCGCCGGCCACGGCAACGCTCCTCAACGCCTACTTCAACCTCAAAAACGCCG GCTATCTCTCCCCCTGCTCTCCCCCTGCAAccctctctgcctcttcctctctccttccccaactctctccccctccctctctctcccactgtctccctctcttccgctttctccccctctccctccaacCCTCCCTCTGTCCCACCCTATCTCTCCGTTGCCCTGCTCTCTGCCTCaccttctcttctttcagccGCATCTCTCCAGCTCTTTCcgtctctccttcttcccctctctccctcagccctatctctccagctctctccctctcccactctttctccctctgtccctccctctccctctctctccttctcttcagctctctccctctctccctctcttcttcccccccaATATATTCCGCTGCCCCgctattttcctctccctccccctctctccttcccccctttcttcctctcttccggTCTCTCCCTCCCACGTTCCCTCTCTCCCACGCTATGTCTCCGCCTATCTActttgccccctccccctctctttctccctctgtccctccctctcgcTCTCTTCCTCTTGCtccctctctccgtctctctatctccctcttccttccaccttccctctctccgaccctatctctcccctaatctgctctctccctgtccctctatcccactttttctctctgtgtctctccatctccctctccctctctccctctttccatctccctgcctccctctcttcctcgACCCCGCCCTATCTCTCCCCCAGCCCTCgtctctccctctcactctgtTTACCGAACTCTCCCTCTCTTCAGctctctccccgtctctcccactccctctctccctcagccCTATCTCaccagctctctccctctcccaatctcTACCTCAGCCCTGTCTCTCCAGCTCTCTCCCGCTCccactctttctccctccctctccctctctctgcctctcttcagctctctccccctctccctctcttcttcccccataTATGTTCCCCTGCCCcgctcttttcctctccctctccctccctccttcgcCCACCTCTCTTACCCTCCTACTCTTTCGCCCTTGCTCCCACTCTTCGCCTCTCTCCCTAccacctttcctctctcccaccctatCTCTCCGCCTATCTACTttgccctctccccctctctttctccctctctcccactctctccctctccccttcccaccctgtCTCTCCCCCTGTCTTGCTCCCacccaccctctttcccaccctctCTCTCCGCCTATCTACTttgccctctccccctctctttctccctctgtccctccctctccctctcttcctgtccctccctctccccccctctctctgtcccttccaccttccctctCTCCGACACTATCACTCACGCTaccctgctctctccctctccctctctcccactcttttctccctctgtccctccctctccctctctctccctctcttcagctGTCTCCCCCTCTAACTCTCTTCTTCCCCCCCGATATGTTCCCCtgcccctctctttccctctccctctccctctctccttcccccacctctcttactcTCCTACTCTCTCCCCCTTGCtcactctctcccactctcttcctctccccttcccacgcTACCTCTCCCCCT